In the genome of Cheilinus undulatus linkage group 6, ASM1832078v1, whole genome shotgun sequence, one region contains:
- the marveld1 gene encoding MARVEL domain-containing protein 1, which produces MPPEPPQTSQVRKNILKFLKSFLGVVRILQIVFGAGLWVPIAANKYDGSIHFVLFVAVLFWLLTLALFFLTLLGKQDLVPLLGGERWLCTNLAHDVAAASLYLPAIGVIIHKMERYTYCTLEQYMHSCLYKVYLTAAVFACLCSLAYLLSVIYGACRKCRGEQTVI; this is translated from the coding sequence ATGCCACCCGAACCTCCACAGACGTCGCAGGTGAGGAAGAACATCCTGAAGTTCCTCAAGAGTTTTCTGGGAGTCGTCCGGATTCTGCAGATAGTTTTCGGAGCAGGGCTTTGGGTCCCCATCGCCGCTAACAAGTACGATGGCTCCATCCACTTCGTCCTGTTCGTGGCTGTCCTCTTCTGGCTGCTCACCCTCGCCCTCTTCTTCCTCACTCTCCTGGGGAAGCAGGACCTGGTGCCTCTGCTGGGAGGGGAGCGCTGGTTGTGCACCAACTTGGCGCACGACGTGGCCGCCGCCTCGCTCTACCTTCCGGCCATCGGGGTCATTATCCACAAGATGGAGCGCTACACTTACTGCACCCTGGAGCAGTACATGCACTCGTGTCTGTACAAGGTCTACCTGACGGCCGCCGTGTTCGCCTGCCTCTGCTCCCTGGCTTACCTGCTGTCTGTTATTTATGGCGCGTGCAGGAAGTGTCGAGGGGAACAGACGGTCATCTGA